TGCGACCGTTGTTGTTGGCGCGGGCGCGCAAGACGAAGTTGACGATTTCATTACGGAAATCTTTCGGGTTACTGATCCCGGCCGGTTTCTCGATTTTTTCCAGTTCCGCATTCAGGGATTCACGGTCAAACAACTGGCCGGTATCCGGGTCGCGGTACTCCTGATCCTGGATCCAGAAATCCGCATAGGTGACATAACGATCAAAGATGTTCTGCCCATATTCGGAATAGGATTCAAGGTACGCCGTCTGGATCTCTTTGCCGATAAACTCGGCGTATTTCGGGATCAGGTAACCTTTGAGGAACTCAAGGTAGCGTTCTGCTATCTCTTGCGGGAACTGTTCACGCTCGATTTGCTGTTCCAGTACATAGAAGAGATGCACCGGGTTGGCGGCCACTTCGGCGTGGTCGAAGTTAAATACCCGCGAGAGGATCTTAAAGGCGAAACGCGTTGACAGCCCGTTCATCCCTTCGTCGACACCGGCGTAATCGCGATACTCCTGATAGGACTTCGCTTTCGGGTCGGTATCTTTCAGGCTTTCACCGTCATAAACACGCATTTTCGAATAAATGCTGGAGTTTTCCGGCTCTTTAAGGCGCGACAGAATGGAGAAGCGTGCCAGCGTTTCCAGCGTGCCGGGAGCGCATGGGGCGTGAGAAAGCTCTGAGTGATTGAGCAGTTTCTCGTAAATTTTCATCTCTTCCGAAATACGCAGGCAATACGGCACCTTGACGATATAGACACGGTCGAGGAAGGCCTCGTTGTTTTTGTTATTACGGAACTGTACCCATTCTGATTCGTTTGAGTGAGCAAGGATGATGCCGTTAAACGGTAGGGCGGAAATACCTTCTGTGCCGTTGTAGTTCCCCTCCTGCGTGGCGGTCAGCAGCGGGTGCAGCACCTTAATAGGCGCTTTAAACATTTCGACGAATTCCATTACCCCTTGGTTGGCACGGCACAGTGCGCCGGAGTAACCGTAAGCATCGGGATCGTTTTGCGCGTGGTTTTCCAGTTTGCGGATATCCACTTTCCCCACCAGCGCCGAAATATCCTGGTTGTTTTCATCGCCCGGTTCTGTTTTGGCGATGGCGATCTGTTCGAGGATGGACGGCCAGACTTTGACGACGCGGAATTTACTGATATCGCCGCCGAATTCGTGCAGCCGTTTCGCCGCCCATGGCGACATTATGGTACCGAGGTAGCGGCGCGGAACGTTATATTCCTTTTCGAGGATCTGCGCGTCTTCCTGCGGGTTGAACAGGCACAACGGGTGGTCGTTGACCGGGCTGCGTTCGCCATTGGCGCTCAGCACATAAATGGGCACCCGCTGCATTAATGATTTCAGCCGTTCTGCGAGGGAGGATTTACCGCCGCCAACCGGGCCGAGCAGGTAGAGGATCTGTTTCTTCTCTTCAAGCCCCTGGGCGGCGTGTTTGAGGTAAGAGACGATCTGCTCGATGGCTTCTTCCATACCATAGAATTCTTCAAACGCCGGGTAGCGTCCGATAACCCGGTTCGAAAAGAGACGGGAAAGCCGTGGCTCCTGGGCAGTGTCAACCATCACTGGCTCACCAATGGCCATCAATAGCCTTTCTGCCGCGTTAGCATAGGCACTGCGATCTTGCTTACAGATAGCAAGAAACTCCTGCAGTGTGAACTCTTCGTCCTTGGCAGCTTCATAGCGCTGGCGATAGTGATCGAATATATTCATGGCATGCCGTCCTTTCGTTTTTAGCACAGACAGGTTAAGAGCCGTTCATATGAGTAGTGGAGGCTCCCGGAAGCGTTCACTGAAGGGCGCTAAAAGTCACAGAGCAACACTTGTGCCAGGTCGCATGCCAATGGCTTCGCGCGGATCAGTTAAATCATCTTCTTAAATTAAGCGTAGATGGCTTTGCAAAACTTGCATCCAGCCAAAAACCAATTTCAATGACATATCAATAACTCATCCAAAAATTCCTGGTTTAGAGATAAGCCTTTGGCCGCACTCTCTTCTGTTAGTCATATAACTGTAAGCCGCGTGTCATTAAACGAATGCACAGTGAAGGATTTAATTTTGTAATGTAAAGGTAAAAAAAATTGGGTAGGATGCGCAGGACGGTTAAACTTCTTGCGCCAATTATTTGACTACAGGAAAAAAAGGATTGTGACCAAATTCAAACTCCTGGCACTGGGCGTGCTGGCTGCGACGTCCGCCTTTGCGGCCAATGCAGAAAATACCTTTTCTCTCGGCGCGGGCGTGGGTGTCGCAGAAACTCCCTATAAAGAGTACGACACGCGCGTTCTGCCAATCCCGGTGGTGACCTATGAAGGCGATGATTTCTGGTTTCGCGGCCTGGGTGGTGGTTACTACTTGTGGAATGACGCGGCGGATAAATTATCGATAACGGCGTTTTACTCACCGTGGCAGTTCAGACCCAAAGACAGTGATGACAGCCAATTGCGTCGGCTGGATCGCCGTAAAGCCACGGCGATGGCGGGGCTGAGCTATATCCATAATACTGCGCAGTATGGTTTCCTGCGTACTACCCTTGCGGGTGACGTGCTGGATAACAGCAACGGTGTGATGTGGGATATCGCCTGGCTGTACAACTACATCAACGGCGGGCTGAGCGTCACGCCGGGCATTGGTGTTGAGTGGAGCAGTGATAACCAGAACGAATACTATTATGGTGTCTCCCGTTCTGAATCTCGCCGTAGCGGCCTTGCCAGCTACGATCCGGACAGCAGCTGGAACCCGTATCTGGAGTTGAGCGTCAGCTATCGTTTGTCGGATAACTGGAGCGTTTACGGCACTGGCCGTTACACGCACCTGTCTGATGAAGTGAAAGATAGCCCGATGGTTGATAAATCCTGGGCAGGTTTGTTCTCGACAGGGGTCACTTACCGCTTCTGATTGGGCACCTGAACAGTGCAATCTGTGTAATAAAACAGGGCCGATGGCCCTGTTTTGCTTTACGGTGGTGCATGTAGCCGAGGAGGAGGAAATGGCAGATAAACAGGTTATCTTTGCAGGTCAGGTCGCTCAGCCCGCTATTGGTCAGGGTACCTGGTATATGGGCGAAAATGCGCAGTTACGCTCAAAAGAAGCGGATGCACTACGCGCGGGCATCGATCTTGGATTGACGCTTATCGATACCGCCGAAATGTACGCCGATGGCGGAGCGGAAGAGGTGGTCGGCGAGGCGTTGCGGGGCGGATATCGCGATAAAGTCTTCCTGGTCTCCAAAGTTTACCCGTGGAATGCGGGTGGACAGAAAGCCATTGCCGCATGCGAAGCCAGCTTGCGTCGCCTGAAAACCGAGGTACTCGATCTTTACCTGTTGCACTGGCGCGGTAATTACTCTCTGGCTGAAACCGTCGAGGTGATGGAAACGCTGATCCAGCAGGGCAAAATCCGCCGCTGGGGCGTTTCGAACCTTGATTACAGCGATATGCAGGAACTGATGCAGGTGAGCGGCGGCGAAGCCTGCGCCACCGATCAGGTGCTGTACCACCTTGCTTCACGCGGGATTGAGTACGATTTGCTGCCGTGGTGCCAGCAGCACGCCATGCCGGTGATGGCCTACTGCCCGCTGGCGCAGGCAGGCCGCTTACGCGATGGTTTGCTGGAAAGTAGCGTGGTGCAGGATATCGCGCAGGCCCACGGCGCCAGTGCGGCGCAAATCTTACTGGCGTGGGTGATTAGCCATCAGGGCGTGATCGCCATTCCGAAAGCGTCAAGCGTGAAGCATGTCGAGGAGAATGCGGCGGCACTGAAGATTTCGCTAACCCATGATGATCTGGTGTGGCTGGATAAAGCTTTCCCGGCACCGAACCGTAAAACGCCACTTGATATGCAGTAATGCGCTGTTAAAACCCTCTCCCGGCGGGAGAGGGCAGGCAGGACAATCAGCGTTTAACGACGCGAATGGTTTGCCCCAGGCGGGATGGTTTCTCTTCGCTGGCTTTCTGCGGCACGGTCGCATTGACTGATTCCACACAGACGAAGGTTTTGTAGCCGTCATCTGGCATGTCGGCCATGCTGACGGAAAGGGCCGGGCCAGGGTTCCACGCTACAACGTTGGCGTTATGGCTGTGGATCACTTCGATGGTGCGGCTCAGTTTCCCATCGTGGATCAGGCTGCACGCTTCGGCGTTCAGGTAGACGCGGTCGGTGCGATCCGGGAAGGTCTGTACGCCATCAGCCAGCACATCCTCTTTCGCGTCATTCACTTTATCGATAAAGCGATCGCCGAGGCCGCTCACTTTCACCGCCGCAATATCGCCAACGTTGAAATAGGTGTGCAGCGCGGAGGTGGTTTCAAACTCGCCGTGGGCTTCCAGCTCCATTTCACAGGTCGCACCCAGCTTATAACGCGCATAAACGGTGAAATCATGCGGCCAGTACTGGCGGGACGCATCGCTGCTTTGCAGTTCGAACGTCAGCACGACGCCATTAGCGTCTTCGTTGTGCGCTTTCAATACCCACGGCAGGTTACGCGCAAAACCGTGCGCAGGCAGACCTTGCTGTTTGGCCGGGCCAAACCACGGCCAGCACACCGGCACGCCGCCGCGCAGTGCCACACCGTTTTTAAACGGCGTGTTGCCACTTAGCCACAGAACCTCGTCTTCACCCTGCGGTTTCCAGGAGAGCAGATGCGCGCCCTGGTAAGCGAATGACGCTTTCACCTGCGGATGGTCGATAACCAATACATCAAGTTCGTCCATTTTGCGGCGGGAGAGTGTCGGGGTAATTTGTTCGACTACCGGAAGTGCAAAAATTTTATTAATCATTAACGCAATCCTCTGTCTTCAAAACAAAAAAAGAGCGACCGAAGTCGCTCTTTCAGATCTTGTTCTCATCTCAACTTATTTGGAGATGTGAGCGATCAGGTCCAGAACTTTGTTGGAGTAACCCGTTTCGTTGTCGTACCAGGAAACCAGTTTCACGAAGTTGTCGTTCAGTGCGATACCGGCTTTAGCATCGAACACGGAAGTGCAAACTTCACCGTTGAAATCGGTAGAAACAACGTCGTCTTCGGTGTAACCCAGAACGCCTTTCATCGGGCCTTCAGAAGCGGCTTTGATGGCTTTCTTGATTTCTTCGTAGGACGCTGCTTTTTCCAGACGTACAGTCAGGTCAACAACAGACACGTTCGGAGTCGGAACGCGGAACGCCATACCGGTCAGTTTGCCGTTCAGTTCCGGCAGTACTTTACCTACCGCTTTAGCAGCACCGGTAGAGGACGGGATGATGTTCTGGGATGCGCCGCGGCCGCCGCGCCAGTCTTTGTGAGACGGGCCATCAACGGTTTTCTGAGTTGCGGTAGTGGCGTGAACAGTGGTCATCAGACCTTCGATGATGCCGAAGTTGTCGTTGATAACTTTAGCCAGCGGAGCCAGGCAGTTGGTGGTGCAGGAAGCGTTAGAAACGATGTCCTGGCCAGCATATTTGTCGAAGTTAGCGCCACGCACGAACATCGGGGTATTGTCTTTGGACGGACCAGTCAGAACTACTTTTTTCGCGCCAGCAGTGATGTGCTTACGAGCAGTTTCGTCGGTCAGGAAGATACCGGTAGCTTCAGCAACAACGTCAACACCGATTTCGTTCCATTTCAGGTTAGCCGGGTCTTTCTCAGCAGTAACACGGATGGTTTTGCCGTTAACAACCAGGTGGCCGTCTTTCACTTCTACGGTACCGTTGAAACGGCCGTGAGTGGAGTCATACTTCAGCATGTACGCCATGTATTCAGCGTCCAACAGATCGTTGATACCAACGATTTCGATGTCAGAACGTTCCTGAGCAGCACGGAAAACAATGCGACCGATACGGCCAAAACCGTTGATACCTACTTTGATAGTCATATATTCCACCAGCTATTTGTTAGTGAATAAAAGGTTGGCTGTAAAATTACAAAAACCTTACGCAGCGTCAAGCGGAATCGTGTCAATCATTGCGACAAATCAATCCCAGCATATCCTTTGTTCAACTGATTAGTCCCACTTTCCTTTTGAGCATCTTCCCCATATCGGGGCGCCGCCCGGAATTTTAAAGGTCGGTAAGGATAAAAATGTGAGAGCCATCACAATTCCCTGGCTGCTTTACCGCAACTGCTAAGTTTAGAACAAAAGTCGCCCCCTGGGTGTTAATGTTTTGTTAGAATCAGACGGATAAGTTGTCGAATTTTTACCGCGAGACGTAAGCAAATGGCGAATAATTCCTCTCAAGACGACCTGAATAAAGATCTGACCGAAATGCAGTTTTACGTGACCCAGAATCACGGCACAGAACCGCCGTTCACCGGGCGTCTACTGCATAACAAGCGTGATGGCGTTTACCACTGCCTGGTGTGCGATGCCGCGCTGTTTAACTCCCAGACCAAGTACGATTCCGGCTGCGGCTGGCCGAGCTTTTTTGAACCCGTCAGCGAAGACGCAATCCGCTATATCAACGACTATTCACACGGCATGCAGCGCATTGAAATCCGCTGTGGCAAGTGTGATGCGCACCTGGGGCATGTTTTCCCCGATGGCCCGCAGCCAACCGGTGAACGTTATTGCGTCAATTCGGCCTCGTTAAGCTTCACCGATGATGAAAACGGCGACCAGACACGTGGTTGAAAAATCGATTCAGCAATTATTCCACGGAGTTGAGTAACATGAATCTCGAACAAATTGTTAACAGCATGACGCCGGAAATCTACCAGCGCCTGGCCACGGCTGTGGAACTGGGAAAATGGCCAGATGGTGTGGCGCTGACGCCGGAACAAAAAGAGAACAGTCTGCAACTGGTGATGTTATGGCAGGCGCGTAATAACGTGCAGGCAGAGCATATGACCATCGATACCAACGGGCAGATGGTGATGAAGAGCAAGCAGCAGCTTAAAGAGGATTTTGGTATCACGCCAAAACCGATTGCGACCTTTAAATAAATTCTGACGGCTTGCCTGATAAGGCGAAGCCGCCATCAGGCAAATACTACGCCTGTGTTTCCTGCCAGTCCGCCAGCGTGTACAGCGTCGCGCCCGCTGCGGACATCTCCATAAACGCGTTTGCGCTATCCTGCGCATGCAGGTTCACACCGCGGCAGCCATCGGTAATCACATTTACCTGATAACCCAACTGTAAGGCGTCCAGCACCGTAAACTTCACGCAGTAATCGGTGGCGAGCCCCATCACAATGAGTTCTTCGATACCATGATGTTGCAACCAGCCATGCAGCGCCGTTTCCTGCCGGTGTCCGTTATCAAAGAACGCGCTGTAGCTGTCAATCCGTGGGTTTTCACCTTTGTGAAAAACCACATCGATTGCCTGGCTGTTCAGCAGCGGATGCAGCGCAGCACCTTCGCTGTTCTGTACGCAGTGATCCGGCCAGAAGGTTTGCGCTAAGCCGTCCAGCTCCCCCACAACAAACGGTTCGACACCGTGCTGGCTGGCAAAGCTGCCATGATTCGCCGGGTGCCAGTCCTGGCTTGCCAGCACCGCTTCGCCGCGCGTTTTACACCATGAAATCAATGTATTGGCGACATCCACGGTGCTATCGCCTTCGGCGACGGCCAGCGCGCCGCCCGCACAAAAGTCATTTTGCAGATCGACTAACAGCAGAGCACGTTGTTTCATCGGGAGGATCCTTATTCGTCCGGCGTCAGTTCGCCGCGCAGATTTTGCGTCATCGCGGTGCGGATGGCGTTCGCATCAAGATTCTGGCTTAACAGATAATGAAGTTTAGTCAGCGTCGCTTCCACCGTCATATCCGCGCCGCCAATCACACCCGCATGAGCGAGGGCGTTACCGGTGGCGTAACCGCCCATATTCACTTTGCCGGACATACATTGCGTCAGGTTAACCACCACGATACCGCGCGCGCTGGCTTCCTGAAGCTCTTTCAGGAACTCACCGTTTTGCGGCGCGTTACCGACACCGTACGAGCGCAAAATCAACGCTTTTACCGGCTGGCGCAGGAAATTACGCACCACGTCGGCGGAAATACCCGGATAGATAGTAACCACGCCAATCGGCTGCGGCGTAATCGGGTGCACAATCAGCTCGCCAACGGTATGCGGCGCAGGCGGCGTACCGAGGCGGCGAATATGAATACCCGCTTCGAGTAACGGCGCAAGGTTTGGCGAAGCAAAAGCATCAAAACCGTCGGCGTGGGCTTTGGTGGTGCGGTTACCGCGATAGAGGCGATTATTGAAAAACAGCGTGACTTCGTTGATCGGGAAGTTCGCCGCGACATATAACGCGTTAAGCAGGTTGATTTGCCCGTCTGAACGCAGCTCGGCAAGCGGGATTTGCGAGCCCGTGACAATCACTGGTTTGCCAAGATTTTCGAGCATAAATGACAGCGCTGACGCGGTGTAGGCCATGGTGTCGGTACCATGCAGAATGACAAAACCGTCATAGTCGTTGTAATGCGCTTTGACATCATCGGCGATGTGCTGCCAGTCTTCCGGCGTCATATCGGACGAGTCCATCAATGGCGCATATTCATGAATAGTGAAGTCCGGCATTTCCTGGCGATGAAACTCAGGCATCAGCGCCAACTGGCGTTGCAGGTGACCGGAAACCGGCACATAACCGTGTTCTGAGCGCTGCATACCGATAGTACCGCCGGTATAGGCGACGTAAATGGATTTCTTTTGCATGGCGTTGTGTTCTGGCTGACTCGAAAAAATCCCCTCCGGCGGAGGGGATACGTAATGATGATGTTAGCGGATAGTGGCGCAGTTCAGGCACAGCGCATAGCGATTTTGTGGATCGTTAAACACCGCCAGTTTGTCCGTTTCGGCTTTCACTTCCTGTGCCGCGCTGGCAAGCGGGGCAGGCAAATAAGCCTGCAATGCTTGCGGTAGCATCGCGCGTACCGAACCGGTCATGCTGTCCATCACGCGCTCAAAGAAGGTGGGTTCCTCTTCGTAGTAATCGATATGCCACTGTTTCAGTTTTGCCAGTTCAGCGGCTTTTGTTACTGCATCGTCGAAATCACCCAGCGCATCGACCAGACCGTTGGTTTTCGCATCCTGTCCGGTCCAGACATGGCCCTGCGCGATTTTATCAACCTGCTCCGGCGTGCTGTGACGCGACTGCGCCACCAGCGTGATAAAGCGCTTATAGCCGTTCTCAATGCTCAGTTGCATCATTTGCTGCACTTCATCCGGCAGGGCTTTGGTCATGCTGACATCGGCCAGCGGCGAGGTGGCCACACCGTCCGTATGCACACCGATGCTATCAAGGCTGTTTTCCAGCGTATTGATCACGCCGAAAATGCCGATGGAACCGGTCAACGTGCTGGGGTTAGCAACGATGTAATTCGCCGGGGTGGAGATCCAGTAACCGCCAGATGCCGCCATGCCGCCCATCGATACCACCACCGGTTTGCCAGCGGCTCTGGCTGCGGCCAGTTCTGAACGGATGATTTCCGACGCGCTGACGCTACCGCCAGGGCTGTTGACGCGCAGCACAATGGCTTTCACTTTGTCATCCAGGCGCGCATCGCGGATTTGTGCGGCAGTGGTATCGCCGCCGACATTTCCTGGGGTTTCTTCGCCGTCCATAATCGCGCCGTTAGCGAAAATCACCGCGACGGTTCCGCCGACATCGGCCGGGGTTTTGGTCGGGTAATCGTAGAAGCTGATGGCGCGGAAGTTTTTATCTTCATTGCTCCAGCCAAACTGTTTCACCATCGCTTTTTCCGCATCGGCGGCGGAGCCTAGTTCATCCACCAGTTTGTTATCGAGCGCATATTTCGCGGTATCGCCATCGACTTTACGCAGACCGTCGAGCATCGCTTGTGCGCCGGGGAACACTTGTTGCGCGGTGATTTGGCGGTTAGCCGCCACGGTATTGAGATAGTTTTGCCACAGCTCGCCTATCCAGCGGCTGTCCGCCTCGCGCGCGGCGGGGGACATATCATCACGGATAAACGGCTCGACGGCGGATTTGTAAGTCCCGACGCGGAACACGTGGGTGGTGACTTTCAGTTTGTCGAGCAGCGTTTTGTAGTACAGACCGTTGGTGGCAAAGCCGTGCAGATCGACCACGCCCTGCGGCGAGAGCCAGATTTTATTGGCGAAGCTGGCAAGGTAATACTGGCCCTGGCTGTAGTTATCGCCCACCGCATACACCGGTTTGCCACTGTCGCGGAACGCGCGCAGTGCTTTACCGATGTACTGCATCGAGGGCTGATCGGCCCCGGCGAAGTTTTTCAGATCCATCACAATACCGGTGATATTGCGATCGCTCTGCGCCTGGCGAATAGTTTCGACGATGTCGAACAGTGAATTTTCCTGCAAACGATCGGAACTGGCACCAAACAACTGGCGACCCAGCACGCCCAAACGACCGCTGGTGGAGGTTTTATCGACGACCACGCCGGAGATATCCAGCAGCAATGCGCCACGACTATTGTGCTCAGCTTTACTGTCGCTGAGCTGCATCCAGACACCGACTGCAACCAGCACCAGCAAGATGAAAACAATATTCATCACCAAATTGCGGGTAAAGTTCAGCAATCGCCAGCACCACTTAAAAAAACCGGCAATAATTCGCCAAAGGGTTCGCATGTATTCTCCCTGGTAGTTAACGCCCACCGCTGCCCGAGCGGCAAAGTGTGGTTATCCTAATTACCCCGCTGTCTCTTGTCAGCAGGAATCGGCTCCGGCGCTGTAACAATTTCTACGCCCGTGTTAATTTTATGAACAAATTTCAATACAGGAGGTTAACTAATGGACGCACTTGAACTTCTCGTCAACCGCCGCAGTGCTTCCCGCCTGGTAGAACCGGCTCCGGCAGGAGAACAACTGGATAACATTCTTCATGCCGGTATGCGCGCGCCCGATCACGGTACGCTTCAGCCGTGGCATTTTTTCGTCATCGAAGGCGAAGGGCGCGAGCGTTTTAGTCAGGTGCTGGAACATGCCGCCGTTGCCGCAGGCCAGGATGAGAAGGGCATTGAAAAAGCGCGCACCTCGCCGTTTCGTGCACCGTTGATTATCACCGTGGTGGCAAAATGTCAGGAACATCATAAAGTGCCGCAGTGGGAACAACTGCTTTCTGCTGGCTGTGCGGTGATGGCGATGCAAATGGCGGCGCTGGCGCAGGGGTTTAATGGGATCTGGCGTACCGGTCCGTTGACCGACCGCCCTGAAGTGCGTAGTGCATTCAACTGCCGCGAACAGGATCAGATTGTCGGTTTCCTCTACCTCGGCACACCGCAGTTAAAAGCATCAACCACCGTTACCGTGCCGGATATCGCCCCGTTTGTAACGCGTTTTTAAATGCCGGATGGCACTGCGTTTATCCGGCCTACAATCACGTAGGTCGGATAAGACGAAGCCGCCATCCGACAATCGATGACGACCTCTTATTTATTCTTCGCAGCGAACTCTTCTTTGGCTTTCTGCAACTGCTGCTGGAACGCCGGACTGGTGTGCAGCGTAGCCACAACCGCCGAACCGACAATGCGCGCGGCATCCACGTCGCTCTGCCAGTGATAGCCACAGATCACCCGGCTTTGACCGAGATCGTAACCGCGCTTGAGGATCTGATCCTGACGCTGCGGATTCACTTCCGCCAGCACCAGCGCGGTCGCCCAGCCGATAGACGTGTGTCCTGACGGGTAAGAGCCATTTTTTGACAGCTCATTCTGATCTTTAGTATTGCAGGTTGGCACACCGTAAAAGGCAAAAGGACGAATACGCATGTACTTCTGTTTTGCGCCGCGCGTGGCCAGATCGCCCGCATCCTCAATCATATTGGTCAGAAGCTTATGCAGTTGCGGTGCATCTTTCTGCGTAATCGGCGATCCAAACGCGCCAGAGAACGCATTCGCCACGCCGCCGCTGCCGAGGTTAGCATCTTCCGCAGCCAGCTTACCGCGCTCGGTGCTGCGCAGCAGGCGGCCTTGTTCATACATTGCCTGGTCGTTTAAAAACGCGATGCTGCCCACTTCCGGCGGGGGCGGCAGCAGCGCCAGGCTATCAATCGCCTGGGCGTTTTTCAGGTAGTAGAGATCGGGTTTGGTGGTGGCGTCATTCCCGGCAGGGACAAGGGCAAAGGCGTTGGCAGAAAGCAAACTGGCAAGACAAATTGTGATAAAGCTTTTTTTCATGAGTGTTCCCTTAAAATGATGTTACTTCCGTAGCCATAACTGGCTGCTGTCATATTTCTGTCATAAAGCGATTCACATTACGTTGCGGTGGCTCGCAAATAATCCGAACGCAGATGAAATGTTGCAAAGATAGCCGCCAGTTATGGCTTATTCGCTCGCTTAATGAGCAACAGCACGCGAATTAAGCGTGTCAGACTTACCACCTTGCGCTTTGGGCGCTACCATAGCCGGATTGCAATGACAGGAGATGTCCATGAGCGAGCAAACTATTCGTTTAACGCAATACAGCCACGGAGCTGGTTGCGGTTGTAAAATTTCACCCAAAGTGCTCGATACCATTCTGCACAGCGAGCAGGCGAAGTTTCTCGACCCGAACCTGCTTGTCGGTAACGAAACGCGTGATGACGCCGCCGTTTACGATCTCGGTAACGGCACCTGTATTATCAGCACCACCGATTTTTTCATGCCGATTGTCGATAACCCCTTCGATTTTGGTCGCATTGCGGCAACCAACGCCATTAGCGACGTGTTCGCCATGGGCGGTAAACCGATTATGGCGATTGCCATTCTTGGCTGGCCGCTCGACAAACTCGCGCCGGAAATTGCCCGTGAAGTGATCGACGGCGGGCGTTTTGCCTGCCAACAAGCGGGGATTGCGCTGGCGGGCGGTCACTCGATCGATGCGCCTGAACCGATCTTCGGCCTGGCGGTGACGGGCGTGGTGCCAACCGAACGGGTGAAGAAAAACAGCACTGCGCAGGCGGGCTGCAAACTGTTCCTCACCAAGCCGCTGGGGATTGGCGTGTTAACCACCGCTGAGAAAAAATCCCTGCTCAAGCCGGAACATGTCGGTCTGGCAACGGAAGTGATGTGCCGTATGAACATTGCTGGCGCCGCTTTCGCTAATATCGAAGGCGTAAAAGCGATGACCGATGTCACCGGCTTTGGTCTGCTCGGCCATCTGAGCGAAATGTGCCAGGGCGCAGGCGTGCAGGCGCAAGTCTGGTATCAGGAGGTGCCGAAACTGCCGGGCGTGGAAGCCTATATTGCCCAGGGCGCTGTGCCGGGTGGCACGCAGCGCAACTTTGCCAGCTACGGTCATCTGATGGGCGAAATGCCGGATGCGGTGCGCAATCTGTTGTGCGATCCGCAAACTTCTGGTGGCCTGCTGCTGGCGGTAACGCCGGAGGCTGAAGCGCAAGTAAAAGCCACGGCGGCGGAATACGACATCACGCTTAGCGCGATTGGTGAACTGGTCACCGCCCGCGGCGGTCGTCCGATGATTGAGATCCGTTAATTCGATGCGGTTATTTATTGCCGAAAAGCCCAGTCTGGCGCGCGCTATTGCCGATGTGTTGCCAAAACCGCATCGCAAAGGCGACGGCTATATTGAGTGCGGTAATGGCCAGGTGGTGACCTGGTGTATCGGTCATTTGCTGGAGCAGGCGCAGCCGGATGTCTATGACAGCCGCTATGCACGCTGGAACCTGGCCGATTTACCCATCGTGCCGGAAAAATGGCAATTGCAACCGCGCGCCTCGGTGCTCAAACAGATCAACGTTATCAAGCGCCTGCTCGCCGATGCGGAGCAGGTGGTGCATGCCGGTGATCCGGATCGCGAAGGGCAGTTACTGGTCGATGAAGTGATCGATTACCTGCAACTGCCCGCCGAAAAGCGTCAGCAGGTGCAGCGCTGTCTGATAAACGACCTCAACCCGCAGGCG
The nucleotide sequence above comes from Kosakonia sp. H02. Encoded proteins:
- the selD gene encoding selenide, water dikinase SelD — encoded protein: MSEQTIRLTQYSHGAGCGCKISPKVLDTILHSEQAKFLDPNLLVGNETRDDAAVYDLGNGTCIISTTDFFMPIVDNPFDFGRIAATNAISDVFAMGGKPIMAIAILGWPLDKLAPEIAREVIDGGRFACQQAGIALAGGHSIDAPEPIFGLAVTGVVPTERVKKNSTAQAGCKLFLTKPLGIGVLTTAEKKSLLKPEHVGLATEVMCRMNIAGAAFANIEGVKAMTDVTGFGLLGHLSEMCQGAGVQAQVWYQEVPKLPGVEAYIAQGAVPGGTQRNFASYGHLMGEMPDAVRNLLCDPQTSGGLLLAVTPEAEAQVKATAAEYDITLSAIGELVTARGGRPMIEIR